DNA from Sulfurimonas gotlandica GD1:
TGGGGAGCTGATATGATAGCAGGTACATTCCTTGATATAGACATGCATGATCTTGCAGGTTCTACTGTTATTCACTCAACTGGTGGTTGGGCCCTTTTAGCTGCAATATTAATCATGGGCTCTCGTAAGGGTCGTTATGTAAATGGTAAAATTAGAGTAATCCCTGCTTCTAATATTCCTTTAGTAGTTTTAGGTGCGTTTTTACTATGGATAGGTTGGTTTGGTTTCAATGGTGGTTCTGTTGGCTCAATCTCTAGCATTGAGAATGCTAATCTTGTTGCTAAGACTATCATGAATACAAATACAGCTGGACTTGCTGGTGCACTTATCGCAGGAATACTTATGTATGTGAGATACAAATTATTTGATATCACTATGATCTTAAATGGTGCTTTAGGTGGGCTGGTTGCAGTTACTGCTGGACCTGATTTGTATAATATATATACACCTATTTTGATTGGTGCTATTGGTGGAGCATTAGTCGTCTTTGCAGTTCCTCTTTTTGATAAGCTAGAACTTGATGATCCTGTTGGTGCTCTTTCTGTTCACCTTGTAAATGGCATCTGGGGAACTTTAGCAGTTGGAATCTTTGTAGATAATGTTTCATTTATGGCACAACTTAAAGGTGTTGTAGTTGTTGCAGTATTTGCATTCAGTGTTTCATTTGTTGTATTGTTTCTTATCAACAAGATTACAAGATTTAGAGCAGAAGATGATGCTCAACAAGAAGGTATGGATGTTAACGAGTGTGGTGTTGAAGCATATCCAGAGTTCAAAAGAGCCATATAACCTATAATTTATACTAACTTTTCCAAGCCCAAACATGTTTGGGCTTTTTAATACTTATGTAACACATAATTAGTTATTATCATACCTATGATTAGACACAGCAGCTCATTTTTATTTTCTTTGATATTTCATGGAACTTTGGTACTAATACTATTTTTTACATGGAAAAATATTCCATCGATGAGTAAGGTTGATTGTGAAAATAAAATTTGTGTGCAACTATGTGATGTAATAGTTGAAAAACCAGCTGTAAAACCTGCTCCAAAACCTGCTCCAAAACCAAAACTAAAACCTATTCCTAAAGAACTTACAAAACCAAAATTTAAACCAAAACCAATTGTTAAAAAGATAGAAATAGTAAAAGAAGTGCCTGTAGTTATGCCAGAGCTAATAAAAGAAGAGTCTGTTGTAGAAGTAGTTAAAGAAGAGATAGCAGAAGAAAAGCCTGTTGAAGCAACTCAAATAGTACAAGAGCAAATAATAGAAGAGCAGATAGTTCAAGAAGAGAGTATTGTTGAAGGCTTAGAAGCTAAACAAGTACGACTTGAACAAGAATACATGCAAGAACATATTGCAAAGATAATTCAACTACTCCAAGATAATCTGTATTATCCAAGAAGAGCTAGAAAAAGAGGCACTGTAGGAGAGGTTATGGTTAAGTTTACACTATCTACAGATGCGGTAGCTCATTCTATAAAAGTAGTTTCTTCAAATAGTGAAATACTAAGTCGTGCTGCAATAAAAACTATCGAAGAGCTGTCTGGAAAGTTTCCAAAACCAAGTGAAGTCTTAATCCTTCACGTCCCAATAAACTATAGTCTAAAGATGTAGTTTTAATCTATAGGATTAAAATACTCTCTTGCTGATCCACATCCTGGACATACCCAGTTGTCCGGTAAATCTTCAAAGGCTGTTCCTGCAGGAATCCCTGCTTTTTCATCCCCAATAGCTGGATCATATACCCATCCGCAAAAAACACATTTATACTTTTTCATGTTTAATCCTTTGTAATATTTATTTAGTGTTTGGAATTTTTATTGTGACAGTTGTTTGAGAATTTTGTGATGTCACTTTTATGCTTGCATGCATAGATTCTTTTAGTATGTTAAATGCATTATACAGACCTAATCCTACAGCATTTTTTTCATCTTTTGTACTAACATATGGATCAAATATTCTGTTTATTAAATCTTTATCTATTCCACCTGCATTATCAACAGCTTCGATATATGTATAATCTTTATTTTGTTTTGTAGATATTTTAATAAACTTTTTTATTTCATGAGGTGTTTTTTTAAAAGCTTCAATAGAGTTAGTATAGATGCTAATAAGGATTTTTACTAACTCATTTGGAAAATATAATATGTCTTGCTGATGTTGCAAATCTGTTTCAAGATTAATATGATTTGACTCAAATCTATCTTCTATTAGTTTTATGCTTTTATTTACTGTGTCATTAATATTATTAAGAGAAGTTGACTCTTCAATGTTAGAGATTTGACGAAACTCATCCAGTGTTTTTGAGAGTTCTTGCACTGCATTGTTTATGTTGTTAAGTGATCTGTCTAAATGTTCAGCCGTTAACTCATCAAACTCATAGGCAACAGCTATGTCCATTGTTATAGTACTAATGATTGATAGCGGTTGTCTCCACTGATGAGCTAGCATCTGAACAGTCTCATTAACTGCCAGTAGTCTGTTTTGATTTAAAATAAGAGCGTCTTTGTGAGCATTCATAAACTGACTCTCTATTCTTACTTTTAAGTTGGTCATATTCACTGGTTTGTTTAAATAGTCATTAGCTCCTGCTTCGAAACTTTTACGCAGTGTTTCATCACTAATGTCAGCAGTTATCATTATGATTGGTATATGATTATAGTTTGGAGTTTGGCGAATGGTTCTACATGCTTCAATACCATCTATTTGTGGCATCATTACATCTAAAAGAATCATATCAATATTGTTTTTTTTGAGTATATCATAAGCTTGGAGTGCAGATGTTGCACTAAGGATAGATGTATACCCTTCATCTTCAAGCAGACCTTCTAGAACTAGTATATTAACTTTGTTGTCATCTACTATAAGAATGTTTTTTGAATAAAAATCCACTTGCATAACACTCACCTATTCAGAATTTTATGAACTCATTATACATAAAAAAAAGTTATTTCAAATTAAATATAAATAGTAGTAATAAATGAAATTTTTCATTAGTAACAAAAATGAGTTAAAGAAAAATAATAAGTATCTAAATAGACAGATTTAAAAGTGGTTTTTATTTGAAGTTTATAAGTGAAAGTTGGTGACCCCGAGGAGAATTGAACTCCTGTAACATGGATGAAAACCATGGATCCTAACCGCTAGACGACGGGGCCAACTATTTGTAAAATGGTGTCCTGTGATGGATTCGAACCATCGGCCACATCATTAAAAGTGACGTGCTCTACCAGCTGAGCTAACAAGACAAAAACAAACATCAATGTTTGTGGATGGGAATTATAGACAAATTGTTTTTTGATGTCAAGATATTTCACAAGGAATTATGAAATCTTTTTAAATTTGTAGTAATTACTCATAAAAATAACTTTTTTTGGTAGAATATACATAATGAATTATTATAGTTTTGAGTATCCGTATCTGATTTTTTTACTTATACCAATCATTTATTGTCTATATAAATGTAAAGAGTATATGAAACCTATATATTTTGTGCATCTTCATTTTTTGTCTGCTAAAAAGAATTTTTTAAAGCTAGAATGGATTGTAAAAGTCCTAATATTTATATCTCTTTGTATTGCACTTGCATCTCCGATAGTTGTAGATAAATTAAGCCCAAATAATAGACATGGTAAAGATATAGTACTAGCGATTGATGCAAGTGGTTCCATGAATTCATCAGGGTTTGACTTTGAAGATGAAGTAAGTGATGGTAAAAGACTTAGTCGGTTTGAGATAACAAAAATAATAGCGTCTGAGTTTATACAAAAAAGAATCAGTGATAATGTAGGAGTAGTCTTGTATGGAGACTTTGCTTTTATTGCCTCTCCTATTACATATGAGAAAGAGATAGTGACTCAGATGCTAGGATACTTGACTCAAGGTATGGCTGGACAAAATACGGCGATAGGCGAAGCTATAGCTATGGGTGTCCGCTCATTTAAACACTCTAAGGCAAAAACTAAAGTTATTGTCCTTCTTAGTGATGGTGAACACAACAGTGGAAGCGTCTCACCCAAAGAAGCTACAGAGCTTGCAAAAGAGCAGGGTATTAAAATATATACTATTGCTATGGGGAATAAGGGTGAAGCTGATGAGGCACTGTTAGAGACTATTGCCAAAGATTCAAACGGTGAGTTTTTCAGTGCCAGTTCTGCAAAAGAGTTAAAAAATATCTATGATGAGATTGATAAACTGGAATCTTCAAACATAAAAAGCAGAGAGTATGTCTTAAAAAACTATTTTTATCAGATATTTTTACTTCTTGCATCTGGACTGCTTCTATTTTTACTATACAGAGAGATAAAGAAATGAGTTTTTTATATCCTGAGTATTTTTGGCTTTTTCTATTTTTAGTAGCAGGGTTTATAAAGAAGGATTTTAGAGCTCTGCGTATTGTTGGTCTTGGATACATTGTTACTTTTGTTTTTATAGTTTTAGCTTTGACGCGTCCAGTAGTAGAGCAAGAACCGATAAAAAGTGAACAAGTGTTAAGTGATGTAGTAATAGCAGTTGATCTGTCTTACTCAATGCAAGCTATGGATGTTCCTCCTTCGAGACTTAAAAAAGCAAAAGAGATTTTAAAGAGTCTCATAAAGAGTGAACAAAAGAGTAGATTTGGGATACTTGGCTTTACTACAAATGCAATAATTCTCTCCCCAATGACAGAAGATAGTGAACTCTTGGAGCATCTCTTCAGCTCACTTGATGATAAGCTAATTATTACAAAGGGCAGTAGTATTATGCCGGCCTTAGAGTTAGCTAGAAAAATGTCTCAGTCAAAAAATCTAAGTATGGTCATATTAAGCGATGGAGCAGATGAGATTAGTTATGAAGATGAAGCAAAGTTTGCCAAAAAGAACTATCTTGTTGTAAATGTATTAATGCTTGCAACCAAGACTGGTGGAACTCTGATGCTCGAAAATGGTGAACTTTTAAAAGATGAGACTAACGATATAGTTGTAAGTAGAGAGAACTCTTCTATACAAGAAATCTCAGATGCTACAGGTGGAGTTTATACAAAAAGTTTTGATGACTTAGTAGATGCATTGCAAAATCAAAAGAGTGATGATAAAAAATCTGAGACTACTATCATTAGAAATCTAGAACTATTTTACTACCTTATACTCTTAGCAATAATCTCGTTTTTAGTAAGCATTACGACTCTAAAGAGACATGTAGTGGCTCTTTTACTTATGTTTGGAATTAGCTTAGAAGCAAGTTTGTTGGAGTATTTTGAAGATAAAAACAATCTTGAATTTAAAAAAGCCAGTTCTTACTACAAAAGTGGAGAGTATGAAAAAGCACTAAACTCTTATGAGAGAGTAAAGTCTGCAAATGCTGAGTTTAAATCTGTTGTATTCTATAATATGGGTAATTCACTAGTAAGACTAAAAGAGTTTAAAAAGGCTAGAGAAGCTTACCTAAAGTCACTCACACTTAGTTACTCTAAAGAAGCAGATGAGAACCTATACTACATTAAAGAAGTAAGTGAGCAGATGCAGATGAGTACAGGGCAACAAAAAAGCGATAAGAAATCTTCAATGGCCAAAAAAGAGAACTCTAACAAAAAGAAAAAAGAGGGTGGCAGTTCAAATATGAAAGTAAGTGCCAGTGCCAGCAGCGGTGCTGAAGATAGCGGTAAAAAAACTTCTTCAGAGTCAAAAGTTGATTTGAACTCTGGAAAAGCTAAACTAAGCTCAAAGCAGTATGAACTAATTAATAGAAGGGGAGTTAATGAGAAGCAACCTTGGTAGAATTTTTTTAATAATTTTAATCTTTTTAAGTCTGAATGCTTTTGCATCTACATACAAATGGAGTGTTAAATCAGATAAAGCAGAGGCTATGACAAACGAAGCAATATACTTAAAGTATGTCTGTGAGTATAGCGATGCAGCAGGACTTTATGTAATAGAATTTAACCCGGTAGTTGATAATGAAAAATACTCTATAGAATTGCTTAGCGAGAGTGAGAATATTACAGATGGCAAAAAAATAAATGTTTTTGAGTTTATTGCATTTGTCAAAGTACCTGGAGAGATGAGCTTCATATTTGATACAAGAATGAAAAAAACAAATAAAGACTCTATCCAAAATACTGTTTTAGGTCGTGATAATGCTGATTACGAAGAGTTTTCAACACGTTTTATAAGGCAAGAAGCTATAGTTGTAAATGTTAAACAAAGTAGTAGCGACCTTGTTGGAGAATTTGTTTTAAATGCAAAAAAAGACAAAGAGCAGTTAAAAGCCTTTGAGCCTTACCATCTTGAAATAAGCATAGCCGGAAGTGGAGATTTTAAACTTATAAAGCCTATCTTATTTGAGATAGATGGAGTTAAAATATTTTCTCAAAAAGTGATTCAAGATGTAAAGCTGACAAAAAATGGATATCAAGGTTCATGGAGTCAAAAGTTTGCTTTTGTAGGTGAAAAAGATTTCACAATACCAAAGTTAAGCATAGAATACTTTGATATAAAAGAGAAAAAAGCTAAAGAATTGATAGTAGAAGAGACACAAATAAAAATTACAAAGGCTTACAAAAAAGAAGAACTCTTAGATGTAGAGCAAAAGAGCTTTGAATTCAGTTATAACTTTATTTATTACATCTTAACTTTTATAGCAGGGTTTCTTTTTGCAAAGATAAATTTTAAAAGAGTAAAAAAACTAAACTTCGCAGATTCATCATTTCTTGCAAAAGTTGATAATGCAAAATCTTTTGATGAGTTGATGATAATTTTGGCTTTAAAAGATGCAAGAAAATATGAAAGCTTTATAAGAAAAGTAGAAACAAAAGAGATAAAATCTTTAAAAGAGGCAAAAAAAGCACTGATTAATGAGTAGTTAAATTGTAATTAACTAAAATGGTTTTCAACTAAAAAAGGAAATGTAATGAAAAAGTTAATTCTGTTTTTGATTATCTCTGGAATAGTGCTCTTTTTAGCAGGTTGTGGTGCAGGTGGACCAAAAATAGTAATCCCATCATATACAGCTCCAAAAGAAGCTGCAAAGCTATCTAAAATAGAGACAAAAGATGAGTTTATATCTGATGGTGCATATTTGGCTGTATGGTTAAATCCAGATGTGAAAGATGCAAAAAAGACAAATGCCAAATTAGAGCAGATGCTAATCGACAGTGTGAAAGCAAAGTTTACAGAGACTAACTTTGTGACAATAGACCCACTTGGTGATGAAAAGGGTGTATCACTTAGTATGAGCATCTCTAACTATGATTACAAGAGTAGCGGGTCAAAGATATCGCTAGCACTTGAAGTGACATTTATACTCTCTCGCGGTACTGATGAGTTTTTAGTGAAAAAGTATAGTGATAGAAAAAATCGTCAATCAAGTGACTCTACAAAACTCCCAACTGAAAATGAACTTGCATCTCAGGCAGTTAGTAAGGTTGTGAAATACTTTATCTCAGATATATCTCCTCTTAAAACTAATCAACTCCGCGAGTTCAAATCTCTACCTCAGGAATTAAGTCCAGTAATCGAATATGCGCAGAGAAAAAACTACAAGGGCGCCATAAAACTTATGAATAACTATAAGGGTAAAAAAGATATGAATTATCACTATGACTTAGCTATTCTTTATGAAGCCCAAGCTAGTGTAACCGAAGATCTTAAACTTTTAAAATATGCAGAGTCAAATTATGAAGAAGCTATGGCACTGGGTGGGATTAATGATAAGTTAGTTGTAAGTGCAAAAGCTAGGTTTGATAATTTTTATGAACTGTTAGGAAAAACAAAAAAACAGGATTTTGCAAACCAAGCTCTAAGAAATGACAGAGATTCTATGGCTGGCAGTTCCGATAGTGAGTATAAATAAGTAAAAATATTTAAAAAGGTGGAATGTTGTGGGGAAAATAAATAGTTTAGCTGTAAATGCAGTAGCAGTTGGTCTTTTAGGTTTTAGTATGAGTGGATGCAGTGCTGTGATGGAAGGGGTTCAATCACAGATGGAAGTACCAACACTTGAAAAGCAAGCTAATCGGGTAGCAATTGGTATGACAATAGTACGTGAAAATAATATCATTGCTTTTAAGATGCCAATATCTTCGGATGCAGCTTGGCCAGAACAGGTGGCAGCGGATATTAGTGAAGAAGAAGATAAAATTATTATTGATTTACTAATGCAAGATCCTTATTTCGCCACTATTGAACATACAGATAGAATTCAAAGAGATATGTTAGGCAGCAGTTCTAGTATGAATCAACTTGGTGATTTTGGAGGTTTTGCAGCTGGTATGTTAAACCAAAGAGTGAAGCCTTTAACAAAAAAAGCTATACAAAAACTTATAATTTTATATGGTAAAGATCAAACAAACTGGCCAAATATATTTAGTTTTGACAGTTCACTTTCAAACTTTTTAGCCTTTAAAGATGGAAAAATGAAAGATATTGAAGCTCCTAGAGGTGATGTCTATGCAAGCATAGGTGAAGCTGTTATATCTCTAACTCCGACAAACATGCAAAAAGATTTAAGCGTAGCAAGAATTGAGATGCTTGATAGTTTTGAAAGTGTTGCTTCTATCAAGTCTGAAAAAGGTGAGTTGCAGAGTAAACTAAAATTAGATGAAGCAGATGCAAAGAAAAAAGAAGATGATGAAAAATTTGAATATACTCCATTGAGTGATGAGCAAAAACTTGAGATAGAAAAAGAGATAGCTGTGATTGATACAAGAGAATCAGAGGCAGAGTTAGTTGCAAATGAAAAAGAGGCGATTTATTTTGAGCTCCTTGATCAATCTATTGTTGCTTTAGAAAGTGATATAAACATAGATGATGAGAACTACGTAAAACTTGCAAGAAATATCAATATAGTATCAAATGAAATTCAAACAGGTGCAACTCAGGCTTACACAGCTTTTGGCCTAGCTGCGGCTAACATAGCGTCTAGTGATATATTGCTTAATTTTCCAAAAGAGCTTGAGAGTTTAGCAGTTTGTAAAGCTACCATACCTGCAAAATTAGACGTGAAGTTTAATGAGAGGATTGCAAGACTTGGTAAAAATTCAATATATATATTGCCAAATATATTAATAGGAACTTACTATGCCTATAAACAGTCTAGTCTGGCACAAAAATATGAAGACGTAACAAACATAATTTTACTAGCTCATAAAGCTAAAGTTGAACAAGAGGCTGCTGCTAAAAAAGATGCTGAGGAAGCAGCAGTAAAAGCCAAAAAATCTAAATAAAGGAATAAAGATGAATATCAAAAGAGTTTTAATTTTTTTAACTTTGAGTATTTTAACTACCTGTGCTGCTACTATCTCTTTACCATCAGATACAAACAAATACTTTTACGCAATTGGATATGGTGAAACACTTCGAGATGCCAAGACTGATGCTCTTGCAACTATCAGTGCTAAAATATCTGTAAATGTAGCATCTAACTTTTCTAACTCTGTTACTGCGAATAGACAGAGTGGAAATGAAGATGTTTTATCTACTACAAAAAGTGAAGTAGTAAGTAAAAGTAAAAATATTGAGTATACGGATGTAAAAGTTCAAGAGAGTTTAAATGATGGTAAACAGTGGATAGTGTTGGTTGAAGTTGATAGAGCTATACTGACTGCAACTTACGTGAGAAAGCTTAATGTGGTAGATGCTAAGTTAAAAGCAGAATGGGAAATATACAAAGAAGCTGGTTACTTCGAGAAACTGAAAATTTCTGCTGGTATAAACAAGTACCTAAAAGAAACAGATAGTTTCTTTCCTCTGCTTCATGCGCTAGATTCTGACTATGATGATTCTAAATATAGTTCTAGATATATGAACTATACAAAAGAGATGAGAAAAGCAAAGAGTGAGTTGGTATTTAAGATAATATCAGATAAAAACTCTGAACCTTTGGCTTCACTTATTCGCTCTCAACTAAGCCTAGAGAATGCTACTTTTCATAACAAAAATTATAATGTACTGATCAAGATTACAACAACAGCAAAAACAAGAAAGTATAGATCAACAAATGACAAGTTTGCTAAACTAACTTTTGCACTTAGAGACACTACAATCAAAGCAACAGATAAAGTTGGAAATGTAGTGTCAAATGTTCTTTATAAAACAAAATCAGGTTCATCTGAAGGTTTTGAAGATGCAATTGCAAGAACAGCTAAATATGAAGAGATGATAGCTAAAGAAGGGATTATTTCTTTTATAACCGGTAATTGATTTGATTGAAAAAACAAGCATACTTATTTTGACACATTTAGTCACTATGTAAAACAAATATAATAAAAAGTCATTAGATTAAAGTTAAGTTAAATACTTTTTAACTAAACTAGGTTAAATTTTTTTAAGGGAAGATAAATGAAATTATCACTAAAGCTGTTACTAACAGCATCTGCTGTTGCACTACTGATGAGCGGTTGTGCTCAAAAGGTTAGAATCAAAGCACTAAATCCGGCTGAGGTTGGAGAGATGGCTACAAAGAAAAAAGTTGCGATTAGCGGTTTTAGAAATGATAAACATGGTTTATCTGGTAAAATTGAATCTGAAATATCTAAGCATGAGTTAGATAAAAAAAGATATTTTACTGTTGTTAGCAGAAAAGATTTAGACAAAATTATGGCGGAACAAAAACTTCAGTCATCAGAGTTAATGAATGAAGCTACTGCTACTAAAGTCGGTAAACTAATCGGTGCTCAAGCTGTTATAAATGGAGAGATTGCTTCTGCTACTGCTAGTTCTGGCAGATATACAGAAAATAGAGAAAAATGTCTTAAATATACTAAACAGGGGTGTGCACAATACAGATACTATACTGTTACGTGTAAAACAGTTCAAGCAGAAGTCTCTGCTAATCTTAACATTGTGAATGTAGAGACTGGTTCAATCATCTATGGAGATACTATCAATAAAGAATATAATGGTGATTCTTGTAAAAACAATATTCTTTCTGAAGGTCAAGCTTTAAACAGACTAACATCAGCTATCGCTAACGAGTTTGTATATAAGTTAACTCCTCACTATGTATATTTTAATGTTGCATTACTTGATAAGATAGAATTAAAAGAAGTAACTAAAGAGCAGGAAAAAACTTTTGAAAATTCATTGGCATATATCAAAGCTGGCCGTATGGATAAGGCAGAGACTATGCTTCAGGGACTTCTTGATCAAGTTGATGGAAAATCTTACGTAGTTGCATATGCTTATGGTGTTGTAAATGAAGCACAGGGTAAATTCGATGAAGCTAAAAAGATATACGCTATGGCTGATGGATTGACAGTTGAGCCTGTTGATGAGATAAATTTAGCAGTAACAAGAATTGACAACATGATTGCTAAAAGAGAAGAAGCTAAGAAGCAAATGAATGCTAAGTAAAAATAAACTGTTTAAAAGTTTTTTATTATTAACATCTACAGCTCTAATCTTTAGTGGTTGTGGCGGCAGCAGTTCTGCTGCTACCCCTGCTGCTAAACCAATTCCAAAAGTTATGCCAGCGTGGATAAATGCTCCACTTCCTAATGATAATGAACAATTTATGTATGGAATGAGTATAGCATCTGACAGAGATTCTGCTATAAAAGCGGCACTTAGCGATATGATTGCAAAACTTGGGACTACTATAGAATCTTCTTATGAGAGCAACGAAAAAGTTCAAGGTGCTTATGTAGATTCTACAATCAAAAATCAAATAAAATCTGATGTTTCTAAGATAAAGATAAATAACTATAAAGTTATTCAATCACATAAAGTTAGTTACAGAGAATTTGCTGTTATGATTGAAACAGATAAGCGAAATCTTGTTAAGGGATTAAAAGAAAACCTTGAAGCTGAGAAAAAAAGCATATCTCAAGAGTATGATTCACTTAAAGACAGAGATTCTCTAACTAGGTACAATACTAAAAAAGAGTTGTCTGAGAGAGCAAGCAAGTTATTGTCTGAAGTTCTTATGATCTCAGAGCTAGACAAGAGTTTTAACAAAAAAGAAAACTTAGACTATATAGCTAAAAAACAAAAAGAATTTTTGGCAGAGTCTAAAGAATTAAAGTTTTTTGTTGGTGGTAATGAAAAATCAGCTAAGTTCGCTGATAGTATAAAAAACTACCTTGCGCAAAATGGTTATAACGTTACAAACACTAACAAGAATGCAGTAGAGATAAAAGTTAAGACTACAGATAATATTAATTATGGTAATTCTATGAGTATAGCTGTTTTAACAATAAATGTCAGTGTATTTGACAAGCAACAACGCATTGGCGGTAAGTCAGTTGTAGTTAAAGAGAGATATAACGGCTCAATAGATAGTGTATATAAAAATGCTTCTATTCACTTAGAACAAGATATCAAGTCTCAGGGTATTAACGAAGTTATAGGCATTAATCTTAAAATAGATTAATTGCTCTATACTTCTATTCATGTATAAACAACCTCAAATATATTATATAACTCACGAAAAACTTCAAGATAAAATCTACTTTAAAGAAGCTATATGCTCTGATATGGAGAATAGCTACTATTGGAGTGATGACTGGTCTTTGGAGTTTTACATAGAGTTAGCTCAAGCTGGCTTTATTAGTACTACATACGAGACAAAAGGTGGATTAGTCCTTCTTCCAGAGCTTCAGTATGATTATGCTGTATTAGATTTTAAAGATATACATATTTCAAAAAAAGTAAAAAAATTACTAAAAGAAGATAGTTTCAGTTTTTCTATCAACAGTAGATTTCACGAAGTACTAGAAAATATCTCTACTCAGCATAAATACAACTGGCTAAAAGAAGAGTATTTAGAATTAATCAAAAGCTTATATAATGCAAATAATAAGAAAAAAAACTTTGAAATAATATCTGCAGAAGTAGTTTGCAAAGAAACAGATGAGTTGATAGCCGGTGAAGTGGGTTATATCATAGGAAGTACATATACTAGTTTGAGTGGTTTTAGTTTAAAAGAGAAAAAGTATAATAATTATGGAAATTTGCAACTCGTTTTACTTGCAAAGTATTTAGAAAAATGCAGATTTTCATTTTGGAACTTGGGACACTCTCATATGGAGTATAAGCAAAAGCTAGGATGCAAGACTTATGAGAGAAATGAGTTTTTAAAAAGATGGAATGTAGATAGTAATTCAGCAATCATTAACCACGCTTAGATATACTTACATCAGATTAAATATAAGGTCATTTGCGTATGATTTCTAAGATACAAACGATTAAAAAAGAAGTTTCTAAAGTAGTTGTGGGGCAAGATAGAATGATTGACGGTCTTCTTATTGCACTTTTGTGTGAAGGTCACATCCTTATAGAAGGTGTTCCGGGACTAGCAAAGACTACAACAGTTAATGCACTTGCAAAATCATTAGG
Protein-coding regions in this window:
- a CDS encoding LptM family lipoprotein — encoded protein: MKKLILFLIISGIVLFLAGCGAGGPKIVIPSYTAPKEAAKLSKIETKDEFISDGAYLAVWLNPDVKDAKKTNAKLEQMLIDSVKAKFTETNFVTIDPLGDEKGVSLSMSISNYDYKSSGSKISLALEVTFILSRGTDEFLVKKYSDRKNRQSSDSTKLPTENELASQAVSKVVKYFISDISPLKTNQLREFKSLPQELSPVIEYAQRKNYKGAIKLMNNYKGKKDMNYHYDLAILYEAQASVTEDLKLLKYAESNYEEAMALGGINDKLVVSAKARFDNFYELLGKTKKQDFANQALRNDRDSMAGSSDSEYK
- a CDS encoding LPP20 family lipoprotein, with translation MNIKRVLIFLTLSILTTCAATISLPSDTNKYFYAIGYGETLRDAKTDALATISAKISVNVASNFSNSVTANRQSGNEDVLSTTKSEVVSKSKNIEYTDVKVQESLNDGKQWIVLVEVDRAILTATYVRKLNVVDAKLKAEWEIYKEAGYFEKLKISAGINKYLKETDSFFPLLHALDSDYDDSKYSSRYMNYTKEMRKAKSELVFKIISDKNSEPLASLIRSQLSLENATFHNKNYNVLIKITTTAKTRKYRSTNDKFAKLTFALRDTTIKATDKVGNVVSNVLYKTKSGSSEGFEDAIARTAKYEEMIAKEGIISFITGN
- a CDS encoding CsgG/HfaB family protein, coding for MKLSLKLLLTASAVALLMSGCAQKVRIKALNPAEVGEMATKKKVAISGFRNDKHGLSGKIESEISKHELDKKRYFTVVSRKDLDKIMAEQKLQSSELMNEATATKVGKLIGAQAVINGEIASATASSGRYTENREKCLKYTKQGCAQYRYYTVTCKTVQAEVSANLNIVNVETGSIIYGDTINKEYNGDSCKNNILSEGQALNRLTSAIANEFVYKLTPHYVYFNVALLDKIELKEVTKEQEKTFENSLAYIKAGRMDKAETMLQGLLDQVDGKSYVVAYAYGVVNEAQGKFDEAKKIYAMADGLTVEPVDEINLAVTRIDNMIAKREEAKKQMNAK
- a CDS encoding LPP20 family lipoprotein; the protein is MLSKNKLFKSFLLLTSTALIFSGCGGSSSAATPAAKPIPKVMPAWINAPLPNDNEQFMYGMSIASDRDSAIKAALSDMIAKLGTTIESSYESNEKVQGAYVDSTIKNQIKSDVSKIKINNYKVIQSHKVSYREFAVMIETDKRNLVKGLKENLEAEKKSISQEYDSLKDRDSLTRYNTKKELSERASKLLSEVLMISELDKSFNKKENLDYIAKKQKEFLAESKELKFFVGGNEKSAKFADSIKNYLAQNGYNVTNTNKNAVEIKVKTTDNINYGNSMSIAVLTINVSVFDKQQRIGGKSVVVKERYNGSIDSVYKNASIHLEQDIKSQGINEVIGINLKID